One Prosthecodimorpha staleyi DNA window includes the following coding sequences:
- a CDS encoding ABC transporter ATP-binding protein, protein MSAGPVLDIRGLEVAFDTRRGVLPALRGVSFEIAAGEILGVVGESGAGKSLTGTAVIGLLEPPGRLAGGAVMLEGTRIDGLDASAMRRIRGRRIGVVFQDPLTSLNPLIRVGDQLVETIRAHLPLDRTAAEARALALLKEVGFPAAEERIGQYPHQFSGGMRQRVVIALALAADPVLLVADEPTTALDVSIQAQITSLIKRLCRERGMAVMLVTHDMGVIAETADRVAVMYAGRVVEIGPVAEVLRRPRHPYTAGLMASIPSMRRRNAALAQIDGAMPRLDAMPQGCAFHPRCPKAEPACRAAVPPLAEIVSGPRTESGQPTTPGHRAACIHADAAAAAAFLPEAADVRV, encoded by the coding sequence ATGAGTGCGGGGCCGGTTCTGGACATCCGCGGCCTGGAGGTCGCCTTCGACACCCGGCGCGGCGTGCTGCCGGCGCTGCGTGGCGTCAGTTTCGAGATCGCGGCGGGCGAGATCCTGGGCGTGGTCGGCGAATCCGGGGCCGGCAAGTCGCTGACCGGGACGGCCGTGATCGGCCTCCTGGAGCCGCCCGGCCGGCTTGCCGGCGGCGCCGTGATGCTGGAAGGCACGCGCATCGACGGGCTCGACGCGAGCGCCATGCGGCGCATCCGCGGCCGGCGCATCGGCGTCGTGTTCCAGGACCCGCTGACCTCGCTCAATCCCCTGATCCGCGTCGGCGACCAGCTGGTCGAGACGATCCGCGCCCATCTGCCGCTCGATCGCACGGCCGCGGAGGCACGCGCCCTGGCGCTCCTCAAGGAGGTCGGCTTCCCGGCCGCCGAGGAACGCATCGGCCAATATCCGCACCAGTTCTCCGGCGGCATGCGCCAGCGCGTGGTGATCGCCCTGGCGCTCGCCGCCGACCCGGTCCTGCTCGTCGCCGACGAACCGACGACCGCGCTCGACGTGTCGATCCAGGCGCAGATCACCAGCCTGATCAAGCGGCTGTGTCGCGAGCGCGGCATGGCGGTGATGCTGGTCACCCACGACATGGGGGTGATCGCGGAGACCGCCGACCGGGTCGCGGTGATGTATGCCGGGCGGGTGGTCGAGATCGGCCCGGTCGCCGAGGTGCTGCGCCGCCCGCGCCATCCCTACACGGCCGGCCTGATGGCCTCGATCCCGTCGATGCGCCGGCGTAACGCCGCGCTCGCCCAGATCGACGGCGCCATGCCGCGCCTCGACGCCATGCCGCAGGGCTGCGCCTTCCATCCGCGCTGCCCGAAGGCCGAGCCGGCCTGCCGCGCCGCGGTGCCGCCGCTGGCCGAGATCGTCTCGGGCCCTCGAACCGAGTCCGGCCAGCCGACCACACCGGGCCATCGTGCCGCCTGCATCCATGCCGACGCGGCGGCTGCGGCTGCGTTCCTGCCGGAGGCCGCCGATGTCCGCGTCTGA
- a CDS encoding amidohydrolase family protein, with translation MAPAQVTGRTLMTARWVVGHRAGTAGGRGGHVLFADGEVVVEDDRVIFVGHGFPGEVARRLDFGNAMIAPGFVDLDALSDLDTTILGFDNQPAWKKGRVWPQDYLEAGPFEMLSEDELVFQKRYAFASLLRNGITTALPIASLFYRAWGETRDEFEGAAAAAEELGLRVYLGPAYRTGNQVLVAEGQIEPWFDEARGLESLDAALAFARDVEGRAGGLVRAMLAPDRIETCTPDLLTRTAAAAREMDIPVRLHCCQSKIEYEMVLKLRGMSPPEWLESLGIFGAMTLLPHATWVSGVPGIDRPGRDLEIIRDHGATVVHCPLVSGRHGNVIRSFTRYREMGLNVAMGTDTAPPDMIMNMQVGMILARVMDGSTACRSEHYFDAATLNGADALRRPDLGRLAPGSKADLIVVDFDRPHFGQQIDPIQTLLLAGHGRDVRHVMVDGRWSMFDGVIPGVDEAADKRRAQAQFEKLIALYPVRTWGHPPVEDIFSSAYPVVRGEA, from the coding sequence ATGGCGCCGGCGCAGGTCACCGGCCGGACGCTCATGACCGCCCGCTGGGTGGTCGGCCACCGGGCCGGCACCGCGGGCGGGCGCGGCGGGCATGTGCTCTTCGCCGACGGCGAGGTGGTGGTCGAGGACGACCGCGTGATCTTCGTCGGCCACGGCTTCCCCGGCGAGGTCGCCCGGCGGCTCGATTTCGGCAATGCCATGATCGCGCCGGGCTTCGTCGATCTCGACGCCCTGTCGGATCTCGACACGACCATCCTCGGCTTCGACAACCAGCCGGCCTGGAAGAAGGGCCGCGTCTGGCCGCAGGATTATCTCGAGGCCGGCCCGTTCGAGATGCTGTCGGAGGACGAACTGGTCTTCCAGAAGCGCTACGCCTTCGCCTCGCTCCTGCGCAACGGCATCACCACGGCGCTGCCGATCGCCTCGCTGTTCTACCGGGCCTGGGGCGAGACGCGCGACGAGTTCGAGGGCGCGGCGGCGGCAGCCGAGGAGCTGGGCCTGCGCGTCTATCTCGGCCCGGCCTATCGCACCGGCAATCAGGTTCTGGTCGCCGAGGGGCAGATCGAACCCTGGTTCGACGAGGCGCGCGGGCTCGAAAGCCTCGACGCGGCGCTCGCCTTTGCGCGCGACGTCGAGGGCCGGGCAGGCGGCCTCGTCCGCGCCATGCTGGCGCCCGACCGGATCGAGACCTGCACGCCCGACCTGCTGACCCGCACCGCGGCCGCGGCTCGCGAGATGGATATTCCGGTCCGGCTGCATTGCTGCCAGTCGAAGATCGAATACGAGATGGTGCTGAAGCTGCGTGGCATGAGCCCGCCGGAATGGCTGGAAAGTCTCGGCATCTTCGGTGCCATGACGCTCCTGCCGCATGCCACCTGGGTCTCCGGCGTGCCCGGCATCGACCGCCCCGGCCGCGACCTGGAGATCATCCGCGATCACGGCGCCACCGTGGTGCATTGCCCGCTGGTCTCCGGGCGGCACGGCAATGTCATCCGCTCCTTCACGCGCTACCGCGAGATGGGCCTCAACGTCGCCATGGGCACCGATACGGCGCCGCCCGACATGATCATGAACATGCAGGTCGGCATGATCCTGGCGCGCGTCATGGACGGCTCGACCGCCTGCCGGTCGGAGCATTATTTCGATGCCGCCACCCTCAACGGCGCCGATGCGCTGCGGCGGCCTGATCTCGGCCGGCTCGCCCCGGGCAGCAAGGCCGACCTGATCGTGGTCGATTTCGACCGCCCGCATTTCGGCCAGCAGATCGATCCGATCCAGACCCTGTTGCTCGCCGGCCATGGCCGCGACGTGCGCCATGTCATGGTCGACGGGCGCTGGTCGATGTTCGACGGCGTCATCCCGGGCGTCGACGAGGCGGCGGACAAGCGCCGCGCGCAGGCCCAGTTCGAGAAGCTGATCGCGCTCTATCCGGTCCGCACCTGGGGGCATCCGCCGGTCGAGGACATCTTCTCGTCGGCCTATCCGGTGGTGAGGGGCGAAGCATGA
- a CDS encoding amidohydrolase family protein → MSHDLFIRNVRPMARSAADVHVQAGRIAAIGPDLPVPAGVEVLDGAGAILTPGLVEAHTHLDKSLWGMGWRPHDAGPRLIDKIDNERRLKKLINIDPARQSARQVVQSSRMGSTAIRSHVDVDTEIGLWGMEGVLKTRADYADIMDIDIVAFPQSGLMIRPGTAELLDQAMKMGADVVGGLDPCAIDRDPKGQLDVVFGLAERYGKPVDIHLHEGGTMGAFSMELIIERTRALGMAGKVTVSHAFCLGDPDPALVDPLIAALAELDIAIMTTGPASRPAPPVAKLAAAGVRLCSGSDGIRDTWGPYGNADMLERAMFLGLRNNFRKDEEVELAFDVVTHGGARVMDLAGYGLDIGCVADLLIVPGAAITEAVVSRPANRIVIKRGRVVARDGAVLREAP, encoded by the coding sequence ATGAGCCACGATCTCTTCATCCGCAACGTCCGCCCGATGGCGCGTTCCGCCGCCGATGTCCATGTCCAGGCCGGCCGGATCGCCGCGATCGGCCCGGATCTGCCGGTGCCGGCGGGCGTCGAGGTGCTGGACGGGGCCGGGGCGATCCTGACGCCCGGCCTGGTCGAGGCCCATACCCATCTCGACAAGTCGCTGTGGGGCATGGGCTGGCGCCCGCATGATGCCGGGCCGCGGCTGATCGACAAGATCGACAACGAGCGCCGGCTGAAGAAGCTGATCAACATCGATCCGGCGCGCCAGTCCGCCCGCCAGGTGGTGCAATCCTCGCGCATGGGCTCGACCGCGATCCGCAGCCATGTCGACGTCGATACCGAGATCGGCCTGTGGGGCATGGAGGGCGTGCTCAAGACCCGCGCCGACTATGCCGACATCATGGACATCGACATCGTCGCCTTCCCGCAATCCGGCCTGATGATCCGGCCCGGCACGGCGGAACTGCTCGATCAGGCGATGAAGATGGGCGCGGACGTGGTCGGCGGTCTCGACCCCTGCGCCATCGACCGCGACCCGAAGGGCCAGCTCGACGTGGTCTTCGGGCTGGCCGAGCGCTACGGCAAGCCGGTCGACATCCATCTGCACGAGGGCGGCACGATGGGGGCCTTCTCGATGGAGCTGATCATCGAGCGCACCCGCGCGCTCGGCATGGCCGGCAAGGTCACGGTCAGCCACGCCTTTTGCCTCGGCGATCCCGATCCGGCGCTGGTCGATCCGCTGATCGCGGCCTTGGCCGAACTCGACATCGCGATCATGACCACCGGTCCGGCCAGCCGCCCGGCGCCGCCGGTCGCCAAACTCGCCGCGGCCGGCGTGCGTCTCTGCTCGGGCTCGGACGGCATCCGCGACACCTGGGGTCCCTACGGCAACGCCGACATGCTGGAACGCGCCATGTTCCTTGGCCTGCGCAACAATTTCCGCAAGGACGAGGAGGTCGAACTGGCCTTCGACGTGGTCACCCATGGCGGCGCGCGGGTGATGGATCTGGCCGGCTACGGGCTCGACATCGGCTGCGTCGCCGATCTCCTGATCGTGCCCGGCGCGGCGATCACCGAGGCGGTCGTGTCGCGGCCGGCGAACAGGATCGTGATCAAGCGCGGCCGTGTCGTGGCGCGCGACGGCGCAGTCCTCCGGGAGGCGCCGTGA
- a CDS encoding ABC transporter permease: MAAEATTPPARPHALRRFLDSDLGWSFRKSPTAILGALLLAILVVSAFAAPLFVPQDPYDLSQLFVDKAELPPVWVEGGEWPFILGTDPQGRDMLSAILYGTRVSLLIGLASVAAAMAIGVSIGLVAGFFGGRTDMLLMRFADTVLSIPTLLVAILVSAIFRGLLPAGIRDNFSAVILIGAIALTGWVQYARTVRASTMVERRREYVLAARIIGVSAARIMRRHILPNTLTPVLVAATLNLGLAILSEATLSFLGVGMPVTRPSLGTLIRIGNQYLFSGSWWVVVFPALQLGLIVLAVNLIGDWLRDALNPKLR, encoded by the coding sequence ATGGCCGCTGAAGCGACGACCCCGCCGGCCCGCCCGCATGCGCTGCGGCGCTTCCTCGACAGCGATCTCGGCTGGAGCTTTCGCAAGTCGCCGACCGCGATCCTCGGCGCGCTGCTGCTCGCCATCCTGGTGGTCAGCGCCTTCGCGGCGCCGCTGTTCGTGCCCCAGGACCCCTACGACCTGTCGCAGCTCTTTGTCGACAAGGCGGAACTGCCGCCGGTCTGGGTCGAGGGCGGCGAATGGCCTTTCATCCTCGGCACCGACCCGCAGGGCCGCGACATGCTGTCGGCGATCCTCTACGGCACGCGCGTCTCGCTCCTGATCGGGCTGGCCAGCGTCGCCGCCGCCATGGCGATCGGCGTCTCGATCGGCCTCGTCGCCGGCTTCTTCGGCGGGCGCACCGACATGCTTCTGATGCGCTTCGCCGACACGGTGCTGAGCATCCCGACGCTGCTGGTCGCCATCCTGGTCAGCGCCATCTTCCGCGGCCTGCTGCCGGCCGGCATCCGCGACAACTTCTCGGCCGTGATCCTGATCGGCGCCATCGCGCTGACCGGCTGGGTGCAATATGCCCGCACGGTGCGCGCCTCGACCATGGTCGAGCGGCGGCGCGAATATGTGCTCGCCGCGCGCATCATCGGGGTCAGCGCCGCGCGCATCATGCGCCGGCACATCCTGCCCAACACGCTGACGCCGGTGCTGGTCGCCGCGACGCTCAATCTCGGCCTCGCCATCCTGTCGGAGGCGACGCTGTCCTTCCTGGGCGTCGGCATGCCGGTGACGCGGCCCTCGCTCGGCACGCTGATCCGCATCGGCAACCAGTATCTCTTCTCCGGCTCCTGGTGGGTGGTGGTCTTTCCCGCCCTGCAGCTCGGCCTGATCGTGCTCGCCGTCAACCTGATCGGCGACTGGCTGCGCGACGCGCTGAACCCGAAGCTCCGCTGA
- a CDS encoding ABC transporter permease, whose protein sequence is MLAFLVKRLAEAVGVMLAVALIAFTIFRFVGDPVELMLNEQASQQQRDELRERLGLNRSVPEQYLAFVANAARGDFGISYRNQQDVFPLIAERFPATFELVIVATVLSLLIGLPLGVYTAVHRKSFLAQALQFLSVLGVSLPSFAVGILLILVFSVTLGWLPAFGRGEVVKLGGWSTGLLTKSGLTALILPAVTLSFFQVTLVMRLVRAEMLEVMRADFIRFARARGLSEPAVQFRHALRNCLMPVITVTGLQIGNLIAFALVTETVFQWPGMGLLFVQAVSFVDIPVMAGYLMVVSAVFVAVNTLVDMTYALVDPRLRVDTVGGGHGR, encoded by the coding sequence ATGCTCGCCTTTCTGGTGAAGCGCCTCGCCGAGGCGGTCGGGGTGATGCTCGCCGTCGCCCTGATCGCCTTCACGATCTTCCGCTTCGTCGGCGATCCGGTCGAACTGATGCTCAACGAGCAGGCCAGCCAGCAGCAGCGCGACGAACTGCGCGAGCGGCTCGGCCTCAACCGCTCGGTTCCCGAGCAGTATCTCGCCTTCGTCGCCAATGCTGCGCGCGGCGATTTCGGCATCTCCTACCGCAATCAGCAGGATGTCTTCCCGCTGATCGCGGAGCGTTTTCCGGCGACCTTCGAGCTGGTCATCGTCGCCACCGTCCTGTCGCTCCTGATCGGCCTTCCACTCGGCGTCTACACGGCGGTCCACCGAAAATCCTTCCTGGCGCAGGCGCTGCAGTTCCTGTCCGTGCTCGGCGTCTCGCTGCCGAGCTTCGCGGTCGGTATCCTGCTGATCCTGGTCTTCTCGGTGACGCTCGGTTGGCTGCCGGCCTTCGGGCGCGGCGAGGTGGTCAAGCTCGGCGGCTGGTCGACCGGCCTTCTGACCAAATCCGGCCTGACCGCGCTGATCCTGCCGGCCGTCACGCTCTCCTTCTTCCAGGTCACGCTGGTCATGCGGCTGGTGCGCGCGGAAATGCTCGAGGTGATGCGGGCCGACTTCATCCGCTTCGCCCGCGCCCGCGGTCTGTCCGAGCCGGCGGTCCAGTTCCGCCATGCGCTACGCAACTGCCTGATGCCGGTGATCACCGTCACCGGCCTGCAGATCGGCAACCTGATCGCCTTCGCGCTGGTCACCGAGACCGTGTTCCAGTGGCCCGGCATGGGGCTCCTGTTCGTGCAGGCGGTCAGCTTCGTCGATATCCCGGTCATGGCCGGCTACCTGATGGTGGTCTCGGCGGTGTTCGTGGCCGTCAACACACTGGTCGACATGACCTATGCGCTGGTCGACCCGCGCCTGCGCGTCGACACCGTGGGAGGCGGACATGGCCGCTGA
- a CDS encoding ABC transporter substrate-binding protein, translating to MSMKRNLLAAVAALSMLAGASAEAKTLKWGAGREIASLDPYSFGETFTLSVLNHVYEGLVRYTGELKIEPALAERWETVSPTVWRFHLRKGVKFHNGNAFTADDVIASLERVTHPTSPLKGNLPAYKSATKVDDFTVDIEVNGPYPLLLNDLTNIYILDKEWMVANDALLPTDSGKGVENYATRNTNGTGPFKIESRRADAQTVFVVNKDWWDKPVHNIDRIEFTPITSSATRVAAMLSGEIDFTNLAPLQDLPRLTASPDVKVLQSNELRTVYMVFNMKDKLVESDVTDKNPFKNKRVRQALYQAIDADAVQKRVMRGLSRTTGSLVAPAIPGYVPDLDKRPPFDLDGAKKLLAEAGYPNGFSFLMNCNNDSLVNEEELCQAVASMWSRAGLKPNLSIAPRAQQTPKRVKGEFDVITFGWATEPMIDTYSLLVQVLHSKSGSAGVFNWGGWGDPRIDELTDKGGVELDPKKRIPMMTEALKIAKDEIIFIPMHQQPMAWAIRSGSVDVMVQSPDNKPRLWLAKVK from the coding sequence ATGTCGATGAAGCGCAATCTCCTGGCGGCGGTGGCCGCGCTCTCCATGCTGGCCGGCGCGTCGGCCGAGGCGAAGACGCTGAAATGGGGTGCCGGCCGCGAGATCGCCTCGCTCGATCCCTACTCGTTCGGCGAGACCTTCACGCTCTCGGTGCTGAACCACGTCTATGAGGGCCTGGTCCGCTACACCGGCGAACTCAAGATCGAGCCGGCGCTGGCGGAACGCTGGGAGACCGTGTCGCCGACCGTCTGGCGCTTCCACCTGCGCAAGGGCGTCAAGTTCCACAACGGCAATGCCTTCACGGCCGACGACGTGATCGCCTCGCTCGAGCGCGTCACCCATCCGACCTCGCCGCTCAAGGGCAACCTGCCGGCCTACAAGTCGGCCACCAAGGTCGACGACTTCACCGTCGACATCGAGGTCAACGGCCCCTATCCGCTACTCCTCAACGACCTGACCAACATCTACATCCTCGACAAGGAGTGGATGGTCGCCAACGACGCGCTGCTGCCGACCGACAGCGGCAAGGGCGTCGAGAACTACGCCACGCGCAACACCAACGGCACCGGCCCGTTCAAGATCGAATCCCGCCGCGCCGACGCCCAGACCGTGTTCGTCGTCAACAAGGACTGGTGGGACAAGCCGGTCCACAATATCGACCGGATCGAGTTCACCCCGATCACCTCGTCGGCGACCCGCGTCGCCGCCATGCTGTCGGGCGAGATCGACTTCACCAATCTGGCGCCGCTGCAGGACCTGCCGCGCCTGACCGCCTCGCCGGACGTGAAGGTGCTGCAGTCGAATGAACTGCGCACCGTCTACATGGTCTTCAACATGAAGGACAAGCTTGTCGAAAGCGACGTGACCGACAAGAATCCCTTCAAGAACAAGCGCGTCCGCCAGGCGCTCTACCAGGCGATCGATGCCGACGCGGTGCAGAAGCGCGTCATGCGCGGACTGTCGCGCACGACCGGCTCGCTGGTCGCCCCGGCCATCCCGGGCTATGTGCCGGACCTCGACAAGCGCCCGCCCTTCGATCTCGACGGCGCCAAGAAGCTCCTGGCCGAAGCGGGTTATCCGAACGGCTTCTCGTTCCTGATGAACTGCAACAACGACAGCCTCGTCAACGAAGAGGAACTCTGCCAGGCGGTCGCCTCGATGTGGTCGCGCGCCGGGCTGAAGCCGAACCTCTCGATCGCGCCGCGCGCCCAGCAGACGCCGAAGCGCGTCAAGGGCGAGTTCGACGTGATCACCTTCGGCTGGGCGACCGAGCCGATGATCGACACCTATTCGCTGCTGGTGCAGGTGCTGCATTCCAAGAGCGGGTCGGCGGGCGTGTTCAACTGGGGCGGCTGGGGCGATCCGCGCATCGACGAACTGACCGACAAGGGCGGCGTCGAGCTCGATCCCAAGAAGCGCATCCCGATGATGACCGAGGCGCTCAAAATCGCCAAGGACGAGATCATCTTCATTCCGATGCACCAGCAGCCGATGGCCTGGGCGATCCGCTCCGGCTCGGTCGACGTGATGGTGCAGAGCCCGGACAACAAGCCGCGCCTCTGGCTCGCCAAGGTGAAGTGA
- a CDS encoding GntR family transcriptional regulator, with amino-acid sequence MREPKTKTEPAASAPAGAEPDGKAGSRAALVYRALRRAIIEQALMPGSKLPEDAIGERLGVSRTLVREALARLATEGLVELRHNRGATVAYPSLEEARDVFAVRRAMERLVVEELSGRLTREQVQTLQAHVAAEDRAQGRNGPESIRLAGEFHLLLAAMTGNALLERYVNEVASRCSLILAIYGRPHSSECAVNEHRELIDALVSGDAARAIHLMDHHLEAVMGRALIKARAEPDIRDVLAAYAETEGLEPGPARTPPKARSRART; translated from the coding sequence ATGCGCGAACCGAAAACCAAGACCGAACCCGCGGCATCGGCTCCGGCCGGCGCGGAGCCCGACGGCAAGGCCGGATCGCGGGCGGCGCTCGTCTACCGGGCCTTGCGCCGCGCGATCATCGAGCAGGCGCTGATGCCCGGCTCCAAGCTGCCGGAGGACGCGATCGGCGAGCGGCTCGGCGTCAGCCGCACGCTGGTGCGCGAGGCGCTGGCGCGGCTTGCGACCGAGGGTCTGGTCGAGCTGCGGCACAATCGCGGCGCCACCGTCGCCTATCCGAGCCTGGAGGAGGCGCGCGACGTGTTCGCGGTGCGCCGGGCGATGGAGCGGCTGGTGGTCGAGGAATTGAGCGGCCGGCTGACGCGCGAGCAGGTGCAGACGCTGCAGGCCCATGTCGCGGCCGAGGATCGGGCGCAAGGCCGCAACGGGCCGGAATCGATCCGGCTGGCCGGCGAATTCCATCTGCTGCTGGCCGCCATGACCGGCAATGCCCTGCTCGAGCGCTACGTCAACGAGGTCGCCTCGCGCTGCTCGCTGATCCTCGCCATCTACGGCCGGCCGCATTCCTCCGAATGCGCCGTCAACGAGCACCGCGAGCTGATCGACGCGCTCGTCTCCGGCGACGCCGCGCGCGCCATCCACCTTATGGACCACCATCTGGAAGCCGTCATGGGCCGCGCCCTCATCAAGGCGCGCGCCGAACCCGACATCCGCGACGTGCTCGCCGCCTATGCGGAGACCGAGGGCCTGGAGCCCGGTCCCGCCCGCACGCCGCCCAAAGCCCGCTCGCGCGCGAGGACCTGA
- a CDS encoding flavin reductase family protein — protein sequence MSLTDDTLAAAPARPAADPLAIGFDFAALTPRERYKILIGTVIPRPIALVTTVDRDGRANAAPFSFFNCLSADPAILALGVEFRSDGSSKDTGRNIRDTGAFTVHIVSDAIMDAMNVCAVPFAPEIDELAEAGLATAPGTAVPSPRILAAPAALECRLHSFLDIGSSREIILGEVLHVHIHADAVDPVRLHVDHRGMDAIGRMGGHGYARTRDYFDLPTMSVADYAARQAKG from the coding sequence ATGAGCCTGACCGACGACACCCTTGCGGCCGCCCCGGCCCGGCCGGCGGCCGACCCACTCGCGATCGGCTTCGATTTCGCCGCCCTGACCCCGCGCGAGCGCTACAAGATCCTGATCGGCACCGTCATCCCGCGGCCGATCGCGCTGGTCACGACCGTCGATCGCGACGGCCGCGCCAATGCGGCGCCGTTCAGCTTCTTCAACTGCCTTTCGGCCGACCCGGCCATCCTGGCGCTCGGCGTCGAGTTCCGCTCGGACGGCTCGTCCAAGGATACCGGCCGCAACATCCGCGACACCGGCGCCTTCACGGTGCATATCGTGTCGGATGCGATCATGGACGCGATGAATGTCTGCGCCGTGCCCTTCGCGCCGGAGATCGACGAACTGGCCGAGGCGGGACTTGCGACTGCGCCCGGCACGGCCGTGCCGAGCCCGCGCATCCTGGCGGCGCCGGCCGCGCTCGAATGCCGGCTGCACAGCTTCCTGGACATCGGCTCCTCGCGCGAGATCATCCTCGGCGAGGTGCTACACGTCCATATCCACGCCGATGCGGTCGATCCTGTCCGCCTCCATGTCGACCACCGCGGCATGGACGCGATCGGCCGCATGGGCGGCCACGGCTATGCCCGCACGCGCGACTATTTCGACCTGCCGACGATGTCGGTCGCCGACTATGCGGCGCGGCAGGCGAAAGGATAG
- a CDS encoding SDR family NAD(P)-dependent oxidoreductase, with the protein MALPSVPTGATPTLLAGKRALVTGGASGIGRAIAALFRASGAEVIVADIGLPESDAPAAIDGSAGWHCDVAAEASVARLAARVGGPLHILVNCAGIPQSFTPIDAMEAEAWDRIMAVNVRSLFLTAKHCLPALRAAGAASIVNICSNVGVRPKPGLAAYAGSKAAAIAVTQSLALELAKEGIRVNAVNPGATETPMLSGFTHGKPVAEAAQSFAAMIPMGEIVRPEDVAAAVLYLASDLARIVTGTTIEVDGGRSV; encoded by the coding sequence ATGGCTCTGCCCTCCGTTCCGACCGGCGCCACGCCGACGCTCCTCGCCGGCAAGCGCGCCCTCGTCACCGGCGGCGCCTCCGGGATCGGGCGGGCGATCGCGGCCCTGTTCCGGGCGAGCGGGGCGGAGGTGATCGTCGCCGATATCGGGCTGCCCGAGAGCGACGCGCCGGCGGCGATCGACGGGTCGGCGGGCTGGCATTGCGATGTCGCCGCCGAGGCGAGCGTCGCCCGGCTTGCCGCCCGGGTCGGCGGACCGCTGCACATCCTCGTCAATTGCGCCGGGATTCCGCAGTCCTTCACGCCGATCGACGCGATGGAGGCCGAGGCCTGGGACCGGATCATGGCGGTCAACGTGCGTTCGCTGTTCCTGACCGCGAAGCACTGCCTGCCGGCGCTCCGGGCGGCCGGCGCGGCCTCGATCGTCAACATCTGTTCCAATGTCGGCGTCCGGCCGAAGCCGGGTCTGGCCGCCTATGCCGGCTCCAAGGCGGCGGCGATCGCGGTCACGCAGTCGCTGGCGCTCGAACTGGCCAAGGAGGGCATCCGCGTCAACGCGGTCAATCCGGGCGCCACCGAGACGCCGATGCTGAGCGGCTTCACGCATGGCAAGCCGGTGGCGGAGGCCGCACAGTCCTTCGCGGCGATGATCCCGATGGGCGAGATCGTCCGCCCCGAGGATGTCGCCGCCGCCGTGCTCTATCTCGCCTCCGACCTCGCCCGCATCGTCACCGGCACGACCATCGAGGTCGACGGCGGGCGCTCGGTCTGA